GTCATGGCCGCATGGTCCGGCGCCCCGGCCGCGACGGCCTCGAGGATGCGGATCTGCTGCTCGAGGACGACGCGCGCGGCCTCCAGCGCCTCGGTAGAAGGCGCCGCAGCGGCGACCTCTCCATCAAGACGGGCGGCCGCCTCGCGCATCAGCCCCCCCAGCTCCCCGAGCGGGACCTTCTCGGCCTCGAGCGCGCGCTCCAGGAGCAGGGCCCCGAGAGCGCTCTCCAGCCGCGCGGGCATCCCCTGGGCCCAGTAGAGCGGCAGCCGCGAAGCCGCCGCGAGCGCCGCCTTCTCCGCCAGCACGACGTGCGCCTGGGCCTCGGAGAGGTCGACGGCCGCCTGCGCCGCGGCCAGCCAGTTGCGGACGTCGTCCGAGTTCAGGGCCGCGCGCAGGGTGTCGAATGCGGCGCCCGGCGCCCCGGCGACGATCTCGAAGATCCGGACGAACGCCTCGGCGAGGGTCTGCGCGACCTTGAAGGCCTCCGCGTTCGGGGCGTCCGCTTCCCGCACGCTCCCGGCCGCCTCGCGCATGAGCTCGGCGTAGCCGCGCACGGGGATCGCGGCCGGGTCGAGGCCCCGTTCGGCGATGAGCCGGTTGGCCGTGTTCATCACGCGCGTGAAGACGGTCTTCGTCCAGAGCCGCGGCAGGCCGGCCGCCGCCGTCGCGGCGACGACGGGCGCCTCGGCCTCGAGGGCCTGCGCCTCCCCGAGCGAACGGGCCGCGTAGACGCGCTTGCCCCAATCCATGACCCCCGCTCCCGAGAGGCCCCCCATCGCGAGTTCGAGGTCCGTGCCCGCCGCGTCCGCGATGGCCTTGACGATGCCGTTGAGTCCGCGGGCCAGCGCCCGCGCGGACGCGAAGGCTTCGTCGCTCGGGGCGAGTCCGCGCCCTTCCGCCTCGAGCTTCGCGAGCCCGGCCGCGTAGCGTGCCGCGAGGTCCGCCGGGGTGCGGATCTCCGCTCCCCGCTCGGCGTCCGAGCCTCGGAGGAAAAAGTCGTACATCGTCGCGAGGGCGTGCTCGTAGTACGCGGGCTCGGCGAAGGAGCGCTCCAGCGCGCCGTCGGCGATGGCCCGGACGGCCGTCCCGTACTCCTCCATCGAGCCGACCTTCTCTCCCAGCGCGCCGACGGCATGGAAGGAGGCCTTGAGGATGTAGTTGTCCTCGAAGCGGAGCTCGGGGTACGCCGCGGAGCTCTCCTTGGCGACCCGGCGCAACTGCGCGAAGGTCTCGATGGCCGCGTCGTAGGCGCCGGGCGACGGAACGCTTTCCGGACCCTTCAGGATGTAGCCGGTCAGCACGCTCCCGAACGCGCGGTCCAGGAGCACGGCCCGCTCGGCGGAGGTCTTCGCCGCGTCGTAGCCGGAGTTCCGGAGGGCGCGCTGCACCGCGCCGAGGAGGCGGCCCTGCTCTCCGAAGACGAACATCGCCTCGTCCGCGAAGCTCGCCTCGGGGGCCGCGGCGAAGACGACCGGGAGCGCTTCGACTTCCGCATCGAGGGCCGGGAAGCCCGAAGGGTCCATGGCGAAATCGAGGCCCGAGCCGTCGAAGACGAACTGGAAGTCCGCGACGGCCTCCGCGGAGTCTGCCGAGCGGCGGCTCGCGGCGAGCGCGCGCAGCGCGCCGGACTCGAGCGTCGCGAACGCCGTGGGCCGGGCGGCGGCGGGCATCTGGAAAGCCGCCGCCCCCTCACCCCCGACCCCTCGCGCATGGGTCGGGAGACGGGAGGAAGGCAGGTGGAGCGCAGGCGCCGCGGAGAGTCGGGGAAGCACGACGGACGGCGAGAGTACGGGAAGGAGCGGACCGAACGACGGGGTCCGCGAGATCGGCGCGAGCAGACCGGAGAGGACCGGAAGGCCGAAGACCCCGGGCCCCGCGAGGGGAGCGGGCGACTGGACGACCACGGCGGCGGCGGGCTGCACCGCGGACGAGGCGACGAGGAACGCGGCGGCGATGCGGAAGATCGGACCGGGCATGAAGGCCTCCCCGTGTATGAGCACGGTGGAGTCAGCATAGCGCGAGGCGGCCCCCTCCATCGTGGGAAGGGCGGGCAAGGCCGCTCCATCATTGGGACTATGCGGCCGGGTTCCGTGACGGGCCCCGCGGTCAACCTCCCGGTTCTCCCGCGGAGTCGGCGCTCAGGAACGCCGGGCGAGCAGGAGGAGGCGGGAGGCCGAGAGGTCGAAGGTCTCCTTCGCGGGGTTCTTCCAGCGGTGAAGGACGCCGAAGCCCGCCTCTTCCACGAGGGACTCGAGGTCGCCGGGGAACAGGAGCGCGGATCCGCTGCGGGCCCGGGAGGAGCGCAGGAGGCGCCCCTCGTCGTATTCCTCGAGGAGCGCGTCCTCGCTCACGGTCTGGCGGACGGGGTCGAGGCGCGCAATGACCTTCTCGACGAGCACCCGGCCGCGCAGAGGGTCGGTGAACTCGAAGGTCCGCTCCTTTCCGTCGATCTCCCGATAGAACTCCAGGTCCGGGACCACGGCGTCGAGCAGGACGCGTCCGCCCTCCGCGAGGTGGGCCCGGCAGCGGCGCAGGACGGCGAGCCGCTCCTCGCGGGAGAGCAGGCCGTTGAGGGTGTTGCAGGAGAGGTACGCCAGCGTGAAGCGCCGGCCCAGCTCGAAGTCCTCCATGCCCGCGCGCACGAGGGTCGCGCGCGAGCGCGCCTCCTCGCCGCAGTACGCGAGCTTCCCGCGGCAGACCTCCAGCATCGCCGCGCTGGCGTCCAGGCCCGTGACCTCGGTACCGGCCTCCGCCACCGGGATGAGGAGCCGGCCCGTCCCGCAGCCGAGTTCCAGCACGGGCGCGCCGGCCTCCCGCGCCAGCTCCGCGTAGAAGGCGGCGTCTCCGCGGTCGGCATGGAGGAGGTCGTAGTACTCGGCGAAGAGTCCCTCGTACGAGGACTCGGGAGGCCCCATCTCAACGTCCGGGCACGGCGGAGGCCCGGGAATCGAGCCATTTCAGCAGGACCAGCGCGGGATTGGGGGTGGGCGCGCCGTCGGGGTTGGGCGCGTCGACGACCTCGTAGACCGTGAGCCAGCGCGGGTTGTCGCCGGGGTCCTCGCGCTCCTCGAAGAGGGGCTTGAGATGGCGCGCCCAGAACTCGGCGAACGCGGAGGAGCGGACGGCCTCTCGGGGAAAGACGCCCGGGGAGTTCTCGCGGTAGAGCAGCTGGCGCGCGCTCAGCAGAACGTGCGTCACCCCCATCGCGCGCACGCGCCGGAGCAGGTCCGCGCCGTCCTTCGACTCGCGCGCGGCGAGCCAGAAGGGGTTGTGGTCGAAGACGGTCGAGGCGACGGCGTCGCGCTCGAGGTAATAGGTCCGCGACTCCCCGAGCACGAGCACGCGCGCGTCTTTGGGCAGCGCGCGGTCGGCGAACTCCGCGGCGGCGTAGTAGGGCAGCCCGTAGGTCGGATGCTGGCGCTTGAGGTACTCCGCGCGCGGCGTCATCCCGGTCAGGTACTCCCGCTGCCCGATTCCCCCGCCCTGGAAGTAGGCGGCCTGGAGGCAGAAGAGGCCCGCGTAGAGCGCCGCCGCCCAGCCGACGCGCCGCAGCCAGCGCGGGAGCGACGGATGCTCGACGGCGAGCGCTGCGCAGAGCGCCAGGAAGGGGAAAGCCGGCAGAAGGTAGCGCACCAGGCGGCTCGACAGGGCCCAGAGAAGATAGCCGCCGACCGCGGCGGCGAGCAGGGCGCGCTCGGACTCCCGGCGCGGGCGCACGACGAGGAGCAGCGGCAGCAGGAGGATGTACACGGGGCCCGGCCAGTCTCCGAGCGGCCAGGTCCCCACCGAGGTCGTCCAGGGCTGGAGCAGGAGTTCCTTGAGACCCGACGTCGTCGTGAAGGTGCGGACGAGGTCGCGCGAGCCCGACGCCTCCAGGAAGGCGACCGGGTCGGCGATGAGCTCCCGGCCGCCCAGGACGCCGGCGAGAAAAGGATAGAGCGGGTTCCCGAAGAAGAACATGTTCTTGAGGAGCCAGGGCGCGAACGCCCCTGCGGCGGCCAGCGCCATGAAGACGGTGTCGCGCAGGCCGCGTCCGTTCGCCCGCGCGCGCCAGCCGTGCACGAGCACGAGCATCCCGGCGACCGGAAGGACGTTGTACTTCGTTCCGCAGGCGGAGCCCGCCAGGAAGCCCGCGCAGAGCGCCCAGCCGCGCCGCTCCCCCTCGGGCCGCTCGAGCCCCTGCAGCAGAGCCAGCATCGACAGCGCGCAAAAGAGGGAGGACTGGAGGTCGACGCCCGCGTTCCACGAGGCGTAGAGCGCCGCCGGACAGAGCGCGAAGGCGAAGGCCGCGAAGGCGCCGGCGGCGGCGCCGAGACGGCGAAGCCCGATGAGCAGGACGGCGGCCGTCGTGAGCAGGCCGAAGCTCCAGTGCAGGACCGAGGCGAGCTTCTCGTCCTGGAGCGCGAGGGCGAGCCCGTAGAGGGTCTGCCCGGCCAGCGGCAGGCCCGAGTAGATGTTGTGGGGCGTCGCCCCGATGCTCCCGCGCAGCAGCCAGAGCTTCGGCAGCGCCAGGTGATAGACGAGCGAGTCGTAGAAGATCTCGGGGCAGAGCGAGGCGAGCAGACCCATGAGTAGCGCGGCGAAGGTCACGGCCGCCGCCCCCTGCGCGAGGGCTCCGGGGCGCTCGACGGGGGGAGCGCTTTCGGCCGGCAGGGCTTTCCACCACCACGGCGCCGAGAGCAGGGCGAGCGCGGCCGCGCCGAGCGTCGCGGCGCGCAGAAGCTCCGGTCGGAAGCTCCAAAGGCCCGCGGCGAACGCGAGGAGCGGCAGCAGGCCCATGCCGAGCCCGGCCGCGAGCAGGAGGGACTCGGCGCGCGGCGCCTTCACGCGCAGCAGGCGCAGGAGTCCGGCGCCGAGCGCGGCGGCGAGGAGCCAGAGCGCGGCCGCCCCGGCCAGACGCAGGGCGAGCGCTCCGCCCATGTGCGCGAGCGCGGCGGGCAGGAGCCGCGCGAAATCGAGAGCCGCCGAGGGGTAGAGCCGGACGCCCTTGAGCCGGTACTGCCAGGCGAGTACGAGGAGCCAGGCGAGGAAGAGCGCGCTGAGGACGGGGACCGGCAGGCGCGTCGCGGGAGCCGGCGCGGGCGCCTCGACGCGCCGGGCCGACGCTCCCCGCGACTTGGCTCCCACTAGCGCTCCGACCGTATAATTATGGGCGTTTTGACCGGTCGATTTCGGCCGTCCGGCAAGGCGCGAGGAGCGAGGATACCTTGAGGTATCTGAGCGACGAGCAACGCAGCTGGCGGCCGAAATCGCCCTGCCCCTGTCGGGGGAGTTTCGCTGCCTCCGGCAGCGAAACTATTCGGGAAGGGGAGGCCCGCCCCTGGGCGGCTTCCGCGTCGCTCCGCCCTCAGATAGCTCAAGCTATCTTCAGTTGTCGCTCCTCGAATCCGCCTCAGGCTCGGGCCTCCAAAACGTCCATAATTATACGGTCGGAGCGCTAACGCGCTTTCGCGAAAGCCGCCGACGCGGCCTCGACCGTGCGCTCGACGTCGGTCTCCGTGTGGCGGGAGGAGAGCATCGCGGTCTCGAACTGCGCGGGCGGGAAGTAGACCCCGTTCTCGAGCAGCCCATGGAAGAAGCGGCCGTAGGCCGTGCGGTCGGCGACGCTGGCCGTGCCCCAGTCGCGCACGCGGGTCTTCGTGAAGAAGACGGTGAGCATGGAGGCGGTCTGGTGCACCTGCACGGGCACGCCGTTCTGCGCGGCGGCCTCGACGAGACCCGCGGCGAGCGTGCCGGCGAGGCGCTCCATGCGCCGGTAGGGGTCCTCCCGCTTGAGCGCCTTGAGCGTCGCGAGGCCCGCGGCGACGGCCACGGGGTTGCCCGAGAGGGTGCCGGCCTGATAGACGGCGCCCAGCGGCGAGACGAGCTCCATGATCTCGCGGCGGCCGCCGTAGGCGCCGACGGGGAAGCCGCCGCCGATGATCTTCCCGAGGCAGGTGAGGTCGGGCTTCACCCCGCAGAGGGTCTGCCAGCCGCCGTAGGCGGCGCGGAAGCCCGTGATGACCTCGTCGAAGACGAGGAGGGCGCCGTGCTTGCGGGTGAGCGAGCGCAGGAGCTCGAGGAAGCCCGGCTCCGGCGGCACGAGGCCCATGTTCGCGGCGGCGGGCTCGACGATGACGGCCGCGATGCGGGAGCCGTGGCGCCGGAAGACCTCGCGCACCCCCTCGGGGTCGTTGTAGACGGCGAGGAGCGTGCTCTTCGCCCAGTCGGCGGGCACGCCGGCGGAGTCCGGCCTCGAGAGCGTGGCGGCGCCGGAACCGGCGGCGACGAGCAGGCTGTCGGCGTGGCCGTGGTAGCAGCCGGTGAACTTGAGCGTGAGGTCGCGGCCGGTGAAGGCGCGCGCGGCGCGCAGGGCGCTC
The sequence above is drawn from the Elusimicrobiota bacterium genome and encodes:
- the hemL gene encoding glutamate-1-semialdehyde 2,1-aminomutase, which encodes MTKSKAFFARAQKVLVGGVNSPVRAFKGVGGTPVFMRKGLGAHLTDADGNRYLDYCLSWGPLILGHAHVAVTRAAEAALYAGSSFGAPTEGEHLLAEEIRRALPSMERVRLTSSGTEAVMSALRAARAFTGRDLTLKFTGCYHGHADSLLVAAGSGAATLSRPDSAGVPADWAKSTLLAVYNDPEGVREVFRRHGSRIAAVIVEPAAANMGLVPPEPGFLELLRSLTRKHGALLVFDEVITGFRAAYGGWQTLCGVKPDLTCLGKIIGGGFPVGAYGGRREIMELVSPLGAVYQAGTLSGNPVAVAAGLATLKALKREDPYRRMERLAGTLAAGLVEAAAQNGVPVQVHQTASMLTVFFTKTRVRDWGTASVADRTAYGRFFHGLLENGVYFPPAQFETAMLSSRHTETDVERTVEAASAAFAKAR
- a CDS encoding glycosyltransferase family 39 protein encodes the protein MGAKSRGASARRVEAPAPAPATRLPVPVLSALFLAWLLVLAWQYRLKGVRLYPSAALDFARLLPAALAHMGGALALRLAGAAALWLLAAALGAGLLRLLRVKAPRAESLLLAAGLGMGLLPLLAFAAGLWSFRPELLRAATLGAAALALLSAPWWWKALPAESAPPVERPGALAQGAAAVTFAALLMGLLASLCPEIFYDSLVYHLALPKLWLLRGSIGATPHNIYSGLPLAGQTLYGLALALQDEKLASVLHWSFGLLTTAAVLLIGLRRLGAAAGAFAAFAFALCPAALYASWNAGVDLQSSLFCALSMLALLQGLERPEGERRGWALCAGFLAGSACGTKYNVLPVAGMLVLVHGWRARANGRGLRDTVFMALAAAGAFAPWLLKNMFFFGNPLYPFLAGVLGGRELIADPVAFLEASGSRDLVRTFTTTSGLKELLLQPWTTSVGTWPLGDWPGPVYILLLPLLLVVRPRRESERALLAAAVGGYLLWALSSRLVRYLLPAFPFLALCAALAVEHPSLPRWLRRVGWAAALYAGLFCLQAAYFQGGGIGQREYLTGMTPRAEYLKRQHPTYGLPYYAAAEFADRALPKDARVLVLGESRTYYLERDAVASTVFDHNPFWLAARESKDGADLLRRVRAMGVTHVLLSARQLLYRENSPGVFPREAVRSSAFAEFWARHLKPLFEEREDPGDNPRWLTVYEVVDAPNPDGAPTPNPALVLLKWLDSRASAVPGR
- a CDS encoding class I SAM-dependent methyltransferase codes for the protein MGPPESSYEGLFAEYYDLLHADRGDAAFYAELAREAGAPVLELGCGTGRLLIPVAEAGTEVTGLDASAAMLEVCRGKLAYCGEEARSRATLVRAGMEDFELGRRFTLAYLSCNTLNGLLSREERLAVLRRCRAHLAEGGRVLLDAVVPDLEFYREIDGKERTFEFTDPLRGRVLVEKVIARLDPVRQTVSEDALLEEYDEGRLLRSSRARSGSALLFPGDLESLVEEAGFGVLHRWKNPAKETFDLSASRLLLLARRS